Proteins co-encoded in one Arthrobacter sp. ERGS1:01 genomic window:
- a CDS encoding GNAT family N-acetyltransferase → MTSPAQFWPPFALTLVTPRLTLRPIRDEDIPAVVASVLSGIHPPEVMPFSHPWTQASPEDLPANSAQHIWRTRAEAGRDKWSLQLGVWHGDELIGCQDFGAAGFANLKTITTGSWLRQSAQGKGFGKEMRAAVLLYAFDWLKAEVAESEAAAWNEASLGVSRSLGYEPNGVFRHAWKPHEMTEVQYVRVTPETFKRPDWLLTVEGSEATARYLGIGVPGE, encoded by the coding sequence ATGACCAGTCCCGCCCAGTTTTGGCCCCCTTTCGCCCTGACCCTAGTGACGCCGCGGCTGACCCTGCGCCCCATCCGTGACGAGGACATTCCGGCGGTCGTCGCCTCGGTGTTGAGCGGAATCCATCCACCCGAGGTGATGCCCTTCTCGCACCCCTGGACGCAGGCGAGTCCCGAGGACCTCCCGGCCAATTCGGCGCAGCACATCTGGCGGACCCGGGCCGAGGCCGGCAGGGACAAGTGGTCGCTGCAACTGGGTGTCTGGCACGGCGATGAATTGATCGGCTGCCAGGACTTCGGCGCCGCGGGCTTTGCCAACCTCAAGACCATCACCACGGGTTCCTGGCTGCGGCAAAGCGCCCAGGGTAAGGGGTTCGGCAAGGAGATGCGGGCGGCCGTGCTCCTCTACGCGTTCGACTGGCTGAAGGCGGAGGTGGCCGAATCCGAGGCGGCCGCCTGGAACGAGGCATCGCTGGGCGTATCCCGGTCCCTGGGCTACGAACCCAACGGCGTATTCCGGCATGCCTGGAAGCCCCATGAAATGACGGAGGTCCAGTACGTGCGCGTCACCCCGGAGACGTTCAAGCGGCCCGATTGGCTGTTGACCGTGGAGGGAAGCGAGGCCACGGCGAGGTATCTGGGCATCGGCGTGCCCGGAGAGTGA
- a CDS encoding beta-N-acetylhexosaminidase — MGLQTVPAVQHWNDDAGPAWVPTPGTRVVLQARDALPLGELAARLAGELGIRWSSLGPRWSSLSRPGDIELRLEPLAAQSAEAYRLTAGAVLTITAPTEAGLYYGTRTLLQWLRTGKPVRGTVTDWPNYAQRGVMVDVGRKYFSPQWLARFIENMGWFKLNHLHLHLNDNVGVGLECASHPEIVSEKHLSYAELDGILAVAAAHHVTVVPEFDTPSHAAAIVAAHPDLAITDRHGTVENDKLDVARSEAQDLVADVVLEWAQRFPGPYFHLGGDEFFAAPWEPEDHRHPLRYPSLTRFAEAATGAPATPLDGYVLYLNRLNALLRVQGKRARVWNDHIHPGIGVALDLDVDVEVWIRWNTSYPSARDLHDAGYTLVNRNGDHLYFVLSSDSVPAASGRKSAQGIYELWHPHRFMGAAGGAADLDLDPSVPVAGAVMSIWCDHPPAMSEEQVAGQTLDWIRSLSQQLWGSPKPAASYAEFSTLFGPVGLPPAA; from the coding sequence ATGGGATTGCAAACCGTGCCTGCCGTGCAGCATTGGAACGACGACGCCGGCCCCGCCTGGGTGCCGACGCCCGGGACCCGTGTGGTGCTGCAGGCACGGGATGCGCTCCCGTTGGGGGAACTGGCTGCGCGCCTGGCCGGCGAGCTGGGCATCCGGTGGTCGAGCTTGGGGCCCCGGTGGTCGAGCTTGTCGAGACCAGGCGACATCGAGCTCCGGCTCGAGCCGCTGGCCGCGCAGTCAGCCGAGGCTTATCGGCTGACTGCCGGCGCGGTGCTCACCATCACCGCACCCACCGAGGCCGGGCTGTACTACGGCACCCGCACCCTGTTGCAGTGGCTGCGCACCGGCAAGCCCGTCCGCGGCACCGTGACCGACTGGCCCAACTACGCCCAGCGCGGGGTCATGGTGGATGTGGGCCGCAAGTATTTTTCCCCGCAGTGGCTCGCCCGGTTCATTGAAAACATGGGCTGGTTCAAGCTGAACCACCTGCATTTACACCTGAACGACAACGTCGGCGTGGGCCTTGAATGCGCCAGCCACCCGGAAATCGTCAGTGAAAAACACCTGTCCTATGCGGAGCTTGACGGCATCCTGGCCGTCGCCGCAGCCCATCACGTCACGGTGGTCCCGGAATTCGACACCCCCTCGCATGCGGCCGCCATCGTGGCCGCCCACCCGGACCTTGCCATCACCGACCGGCACGGGACCGTCGAGAACGACAAGCTCGACGTGGCCCGCAGCGAGGCACAGGACTTGGTGGCCGACGTGGTCCTGGAATGGGCGCAGCGTTTCCCCGGACCGTATTTCCACCTGGGCGGCGACGAGTTCTTTGCCGCACCGTGGGAGCCGGAGGACCACCGGCACCCGCTGCGCTACCCCAGCCTGACCCGCTTTGCGGAGGCCGCGACGGGCGCCCCGGCCACGCCGCTGGACGGCTACGTGCTGTACCTGAACCGGCTCAATGCGCTGCTCCGGGTGCAGGGGAAGCGGGCGCGGGTCTGGAACGACCACATCCATCCGGGAATCGGGGTGGCGCTGGACCTCGACGTCGACGTCGAGGTGTGGATCCGCTGGAACACCTCCTACCCCAGCGCCCGGGACCTCCACGACGCCGGCTACACGCTGGTGAACCGCAACGGCGACCACCTGTACTTCGTACTCTCCAGCGATTCGGTACCGGCCGCGTCGGGGCGGAAATCCGCGCAGGGCATCTACGAACTGTGGCATCCGCACCGCTTTATGGGGGCCGCCGGCGGTGCGGCGGACCTCGACCTGGACCCGTCCGTGCCCGTGGCCGGGGCCGTCATGTCCATCTGGTGCGACCACCCGCCGGCCATGAGCGAGGAACAGGTGGCCGGGCAAACCCTCGACTGGATCCGATCCCTGAGCCAGCAGCTGTGGGGCTCACCCAAGCCGGCGGCAAGCTACGCGGAATTCAGCACGCTGTTCGGCCCGGTGGGCCTGCCGCCGGCCGCCTAG
- a CDS encoding GNAT family N-acetyltransferase: protein MIRIEIDDPARDDVRQLLSEHLADMLGTSPAESVHALDHDALSGPDITFWTAREDGLLLGCGALKELEPHDGEIKSMRTTPTARGRGVATLVLTHIVEEARRRHYGRLWLETGSDEFFAPARRLYDRHGFIECAPFADYVLDPHSVYMARPLVVRAPWA from the coding sequence ATGATTCGCATTGAGATCGACGACCCCGCCCGGGACGATGTCCGCCAATTGCTGAGCGAGCATTTGGCGGACATGTTGGGCACCTCGCCCGCCGAGAGCGTGCACGCGCTGGACCATGATGCGCTGTCCGGGCCGGACATCACGTTCTGGACGGCCCGCGAGGACGGGCTGCTCCTGGGATGCGGTGCGCTGAAGGAACTCGAGCCGCACGACGGCGAGATCAAGTCCATGCGCACCACCCCCACGGCGCGTGGCAGGGGTGTCGCCACCCTTGTGCTCACCCACATTGTTGAGGAGGCACGACGGCGGCACTACGGCCGGCTGTGGCTCGAAACGGGAAGCGACGAGTTTTTCGCGCCGGCGCGGCGGCTGTATGACCGGCACGGCTTCATTGAGTGCGCCCCGTTTGCCGACTACGTCCTCGACCCGCACAGCGTCTACATGGCCCGCCCGCTGGTGGTTCGCGCACCCTGGGCGTAG
- a CDS encoding beta-N-acetylhexosaminidase, whose protein sequence is MSALNLVPAPTSVTEHHGWTAVPEAFGIESFIPVGGWLLRSLEDWLDARIQPVSTTGEAWLRITEDAALPAGAYRLGINPTGITVSAAGVEGVINAAQTLRQLVGSRGFAPAPVRGAGVELPNVSIEDAPSFAFRGVHLDVSRHFVPQDELLRFIDLAAAHKLNALHLHLTDDQGWRMEIPAFPRLAEVSSWRKDTMEVYTEDGRFMKGRPHGGCYSLDELREAVAYAKDRGVVIIPEIDLPGHSVAAIAAYPQLGVGAPEVEVWTGWGVNDCILDPSDYTLDFFRTVLDTVMDVFDAPVIHLGGDEVPYERWHASETVRQRAADLGLESVELLHGWFLGQLAAHLESRGRRAGVWHEAVSSTMPTTAVVNAWGGLDTVVHSLAAGYDTTISCCSHLYLDFRENDNPREPSGCSPLLSTEKLYNFEPLEPRVLAAAESTGAAITGIQAQVWTEYLDTREIRDYNTYPRLSAFAELAWSEDRDYADFLERLADGHLDRLSAAGVDFRPLDGPHAWQERPDIAAKAGRS, encoded by the coding sequence ATGAGCGCATTGAACCTGGTCCCGGCACCCACATCGGTGACCGAGCACCACGGCTGGACGGCCGTCCCCGAGGCGTTTGGCATCGAATCCTTCATCCCCGTGGGCGGCTGGCTGCTGCGCTCCCTGGAGGATTGGCTCGACGCTCGCATCCAGCCCGTATCCACCACCGGCGAGGCGTGGCTGCGCATCACCGAGGACGCCGCCCTTCCGGCCGGCGCCTACCGCCTGGGCATCAACCCCACCGGCATCACGGTGTCCGCCGCCGGCGTGGAGGGTGTCATCAACGCGGCCCAGACACTGCGCCAGCTGGTCGGCTCCCGGGGGTTCGCGCCCGCACCGGTGAGGGGCGCCGGCGTCGAACTTCCCAACGTGAGCATCGAGGACGCGCCGTCGTTCGCGTTCCGCGGCGTGCACTTGGACGTGTCACGGCACTTCGTGCCCCAGGACGAGCTGCTGCGGTTCATCGACCTGGCCGCCGCGCACAAGCTCAACGCGCTGCACCTGCACCTGACCGACGACCAGGGCTGGCGCATGGAGATCCCCGCGTTCCCGCGGCTGGCCGAGGTTTCCTCCTGGCGCAAGGACACCATGGAGGTGTACACGGAGGACGGCCGGTTCATGAAGGGCCGCCCGCACGGCGGATGCTATTCGCTGGACGAGCTGCGCGAGGCCGTTGCGTATGCGAAGGACCGCGGCGTGGTGATCATTCCCGAGATCGACCTGCCCGGGCACTCCGTGGCGGCCATTGCCGCGTACCCGCAGCTGGGCGTCGGGGCACCCGAAGTGGAGGTGTGGACGGGGTGGGGCGTGAACGATTGCATCCTGGACCCCTCCGATTACACGCTGGACTTCTTCCGCACCGTGCTCGACACCGTGATGGACGTTTTTGACGCCCCCGTCATCCACCTGGGCGGCGACGAGGTCCCGTACGAGCGCTGGCACGCCTCCGAAACCGTGCGGCAGCGCGCCGCCGATCTGGGCCTGGAGTCCGTGGAACTGCTGCACGGCTGGTTCCTGGGCCAGCTCGCCGCGCATTTGGAGAGCCGGGGACGCCGGGCCGGGGTGTGGCATGAGGCCGTCAGCTCCACGATGCCCACGACCGCCGTCGTCAACGCCTGGGGCGGGCTGGACACCGTGGTGCACAGCCTGGCCGCCGGCTACGACACCACCATTTCCTGCTGCTCGCACCTGTACCTGGATTTCCGGGAGAACGACAATCCCCGCGAACCCAGCGGTTGCAGCCCCCTGCTGTCCACGGAAAAGCTGTACAACTTTGAGCCGCTGGAGCCGAGGGTGCTGGCCGCCGCCGAATCCACGGGGGCTGCCATCACCGGCATCCAGGCCCAGGTTTGGACGGAATACCTGGACACGCGCGAGATCCGGGACTACAACACGTACCCGCGGTTGAGCGCGTTTGCCGAGCTGGCCTGGAGCGAGGACCGCGATTATGCGGACTTCCTGGAGCGCCTGGCGGACGGGCACCTTGACCGGCTTTCGGCCGCCGGGGTGGACTTCCGTCCGCTCGACGGGCCGCATGCCTGGCAGGAGCGCCCGGACATCGCGGCGAAGGCGGGCCGCAGCTAG
- a CDS encoding glycoside hydrolase 5 family protein, translating into MSSAPTARTAPLRWGVNYTPSESWFHSWQDFNIDAVKADLESIASIGLDHVRIFPLWPLLQPNRTLIRPAGIADVGKVVDAAAEFGLDVSVDGLQGHLSSYDYLPSWVTSWHRRNIFTDPDVIAAQAELVTALATEVTARPNVLGMTLGNETNQFAVARHPEKHETTPAQMGEWINTLIDTVKKVWPQGMHQHSFDDNVWFIDSSPVTPRHAASLGDATTVHSWVFTSVSRLFPAGHPARTLFADYLVQLADSWAETPTRPIWLQEIGAPYPAVPKEQAADFLEASLRPLMDTPNLWGTTWWCSHDVSRKLADFPELEYTLGLLDSDRKVKPAGRRLAEMIQEEKRNPTAPVQRGTALSFDSGDEATGVGRSVTDPSGEVFAAWLELAARGEKPTLVREAKLADAGYLAARGINNVVTAEAVGARPAGVGDVPVVSEANIWAETVEA; encoded by the coding sequence ATGAGCTCCGCTCCCACAGCTCGCACGGCGCCGCTGCGCTGGGGTGTCAACTACACCCCCAGCGAGAGCTGGTTCCACTCCTGGCAGGACTTCAACATTGACGCCGTCAAGGCCGATCTGGAGTCGATCGCCTCGATCGGCCTCGACCACGTGCGGATCTTCCCGCTGTGGCCGTTGCTGCAACCCAACCGCACCCTGATCCGCCCGGCGGGCATTGCCGACGTGGGCAAGGTGGTGGACGCCGCCGCCGAGTTCGGCCTGGACGTCTCCGTGGACGGGCTGCAGGGGCACCTCTCCAGCTACGATTACCTGCCGTCCTGGGTGACCAGCTGGCACCGCCGGAACATCTTCACCGACCCGGACGTCATTGCCGCCCAGGCCGAACTCGTCACGGCCCTCGCCACCGAGGTCACTGCGCGACCCAACGTGCTGGGCATGACCCTGGGCAACGAGACCAACCAGTTCGCGGTGGCCCGCCACCCCGAAAAGCATGAAACGACTCCGGCCCAGATGGGCGAGTGGATCAACACCCTCATCGACACGGTTAAGAAGGTGTGGCCTCAGGGCATGCACCAGCACAGCTTCGACGACAACGTGTGGTTCATCGACTCCTCCCCCGTGACCCCGCGCCATGCGGCGTCGCTGGGCGATGCGACCACCGTGCACTCGTGGGTCTTCACTTCGGTGTCCAGGCTGTTCCCGGCCGGCCACCCGGCCAGGACGTTGTTTGCCGACTACCTGGTGCAGCTGGCCGATTCGTGGGCCGAAACCCCCACCCGCCCCATCTGGCTGCAGGAAATCGGCGCGCCGTACCCGGCCGTGCCGAAGGAGCAGGCCGCGGACTTCCTGGAGGCGAGCCTGCGCCCGCTCATGGATACGCCGAACCTGTGGGGCACCACCTGGTGGTGCTCGCACGACGTCAGCCGCAAGCTGGCCGACTTCCCGGAACTGGAATACACGCTGGGCCTGCTGGACTCGGACCGGAAGGTCAAACCCGCCGGCCGGCGCCTCGCCGAGATGATCCAGGAAGAAAAGCGCAACCCCACCGCTCCGGTGCAGCGCGGCACGGCGCTGTCCTTCGACTCCGGCGACGAGGCAACGGGCGTTGGCCGCTCCGTGACCGATCCCTCCGGCGAAGTCTTCGCGGCCTGGCTGGAACTTGCCGCCCGCGGCGAGAAGCCCACCCTGGTGCGCGAAGCCAAGCTGGCCGACGCCGGCTACCTCGCCGCCCGCGGCATCAACAACGTCGTCACGGCTGAGGCGGTTGGCGCCCGGCCCGCCGGGGTGGGCGATGTCCCCGTGGTCAGCGAAGCAAACATTTGGGCGGAAACGGTGGAAGCATGA
- a CDS encoding LacI family DNA-binding transcriptional regulator — MPRPTMRQIAEVTGLSEAAVSFALNGKAGVSPATVRRVHEAAEKLGWRRNVAAAALSGAKAGAVGLVLARSNEGLGNDSFFLRLIAGIESVINAESQALVLQIVETIQEEQETYQRWWSERRVDGVFVVDPRVDDPRPAQLGALGLPAIFIGACSEMGLPGVSIDDGAAMGLIVEHLSGQGHTHIAHVAGINDLLHTRRRVEAFARVSKDLGMRAHSSYLTDYSQHSGIEATEEILALADRPTAVIYDNEVLALAGLATFNEHGVVVPRDMAVVAWEDNIIWTAVRPQLTALRRDPAVLGARSAHSLLELIAGNVPADVQMPTPELVVRDSTVLGATSKQAR, encoded by the coding sequence ATGCCCCGGCCCACCATGCGCCAAATCGCCGAAGTCACGGGACTGTCCGAGGCCGCCGTCTCCTTTGCCCTGAACGGGAAGGCCGGGGTGTCACCGGCCACCGTGCGGCGCGTCCACGAGGCCGCCGAAAAGCTGGGCTGGCGCCGCAACGTGGCCGCGGCCGCCTTGTCCGGGGCCAAGGCCGGCGCCGTCGGCCTGGTGCTGGCGCGCAGCAACGAAGGCCTGGGCAACGACTCCTTCTTCCTGCGGCTCATCGCCGGCATTGAATCGGTCATCAACGCCGAGTCCCAGGCCCTGGTGCTGCAGATCGTCGAAACCATCCAGGAGGAGCAGGAAACGTACCAGCGCTGGTGGTCCGAACGCCGCGTGGACGGCGTGTTCGTGGTCGACCCGCGCGTGGATGATCCCCGCCCCGCCCAGTTGGGCGCCCTGGGACTGCCGGCCATTTTCATCGGGGCCTGTTCCGAAATGGGCCTGCCGGGCGTGAGCATTGACGACGGCGCCGCCATGGGCCTGATCGTTGAACACCTGTCCGGGCAGGGCCACACGCACATTGCCCACGTGGCCGGCATCAACGACCTCCTGCACACCCGCCGCCGGGTGGAGGCCTTCGCCCGCGTGTCCAAGGACCTGGGGATGCGCGCGCACAGCAGCTACCTGACTGACTACTCCCAGCACTCGGGCATCGAGGCCACCGAGGAGATCCTGGCGCTCGCCGACCGCCCCACGGCCGTCATCTACGACAACGAGGTCCTGGCGCTGGCCGGGCTGGCCACGTTCAACGAACACGGCGTGGTGGTCCCGCGCGACATGGCCGTGGTGGCCTGGGAGGACAACATCATCTGGACGGCCGTCCGTCCGCAGCTCACGGCCCTGCGCCGCGACCCGGCTGTGCTGGGTGCCAGGTCCGCCCACAGCCTGCTGGAACTCATCGCCGGCAACGTGCCCGCCGACGTCCAAATGCCGACGCCGGAACTCGTGGTGCGCGATTCAACAGTGCTCGGGGCAACCTCGAAGCAAGCCCGCTAG
- a CDS encoding alpha-mannosidase, translating into MHDNHSLIENRLQRVLKERIIPSIYTHLADLEMTAWHVEGGLGEPVDPAVALPGGDAAVKSTAGVDYQPFAVGQEWGPAWGTSWIHVTGVVPAQAAGKAVEMVIDLGWDRHSPGFQAEGLAYNPDGSVIKALNPFNSWLPVTKDAKGGEQIDFYLEAAANPLILDHNPFAPTELGEKSTAGDKPRYKVARADINVFNQGVWELVQDLEVLYQLQHELDLGDPRRWDILYAIERALDAVVLKDISGTAAAGREKLEKVLAQPANASAHQLTAIGHAHIDSAWLWPVRETVRKVARTSSNMVNLLAEYPDMQFAMSSAQQYEWIKEQRPEVFAKVKEAVAGGRFIPVGGMWVESDTNMVGSEAMARQFTFGQRFFTENFGIQCEEVWLPDSFGYSAALPQIVKLAGAKWFLTQKISWNTVNKFPHHTFNWEGIDGTRVFTHFPPVDTYNSDLSGGQLAHAVRNFRDKGASNHSLAPFGWGDGGGGPTREQIAHARRTKNLEGSAQVTIQTPKEFFTAAEAEYSNAPVWKGELYLELHRGTYTSQALTKQGNRRNEHLLREAELWSATAAARGRIEYPYEELDRIWKLVLLHQFHDILPGSSIAWVHREAAERHAEMTADLNVIIARAQEALAASVTEPVEVSASSTTANLVFNGSPFARNGVAAFSAGVAAAAKAPVTVERDGSDVVVGNGLITVRFDADGVTTSMVDVAADRDVVPAGQGANLLQLHADFPNMWDAWDIDEFYKNTVTDVRELDSLETATEADGTVVVSIKRSFRNSVVRQQVRIAPDSKTVTVANDIDWHEQETLLKAAFPIDVHADSARFETQYGHIQRPTHENTSWDSARFEVCAHRWVHVSEPGFGAAVINDSTYGHDVSRHLGGDGSSFTTVRLSLLRGPKFPDPETDQGNHTFNYAFVVGADVADAVAAGYALNLPERALTGAPVAPLVTTSSAAALVEAVKLADDRSGDVIVRLYEPLGARAKVTLNASFEVVSAAENNLLEQPHDGGSLTFADGVATVVLRPFQIVTLRLKKGNK; encoded by the coding sequence ATGCATGACAACCACAGCTTGATCGAGAACCGGTTACAGCGAGTCCTGAAGGAACGGATCATTCCGTCCATCTACACCCACCTGGCCGATCTTGAGATGACGGCGTGGCACGTCGAGGGCGGCCTGGGCGAACCCGTTGACCCCGCAGTGGCACTGCCCGGCGGAGACGCCGCCGTCAAGAGCACAGCGGGCGTGGACTACCAGCCGTTCGCCGTCGGCCAGGAGTGGGGACCGGCCTGGGGCACGAGCTGGATCCACGTGACCGGCGTCGTACCGGCACAGGCGGCCGGCAAGGCCGTGGAAATGGTCATCGACTTAGGCTGGGACCGCCACTCCCCCGGATTCCAGGCCGAAGGTCTGGCGTACAACCCGGACGGCAGCGTCATCAAGGCGCTGAACCCCTTCAACTCCTGGCTTCCCGTCACCAAGGACGCCAAGGGGGGCGAGCAGATCGACTTCTACCTTGAGGCGGCCGCCAACCCGCTGATCCTTGACCACAACCCGTTTGCGCCCACCGAGCTCGGCGAAAAGTCCACGGCCGGCGACAAGCCCCGGTACAAGGTGGCCCGCGCCGACATCAATGTCTTCAACCAGGGCGTCTGGGAACTGGTCCAGGACCTCGAGGTGCTGTACCAGCTCCAGCACGAGCTTGACCTGGGCGACCCCCGCCGCTGGGACATCCTGTACGCGATCGAACGCGCCCTGGACGCCGTGGTCCTGAAGGACATTTCCGGCACCGCCGCGGCCGGCCGCGAGAAGCTGGAAAAGGTCCTGGCCCAGCCGGCCAACGCCAGCGCCCACCAGCTCACCGCGATCGGCCACGCCCACATCGACTCGGCCTGGCTCTGGCCCGTGCGGGAAACCGTCCGCAAGGTGGCCCGCACCAGCTCCAACATGGTGAACCTGCTGGCCGAATATCCCGACATGCAGTTCGCCATGTCCTCCGCCCAGCAGTACGAATGGATCAAGGAACAGCGCCCCGAGGTCTTCGCCAAGGTCAAGGAGGCCGTGGCCGGCGGCCGCTTCATCCCCGTGGGCGGCATGTGGGTGGAATCCGACACCAACATGGTGGGCTCGGAAGCCATGGCCCGCCAGTTCACCTTCGGGCAACGGTTCTTCACCGAGAACTTCGGCATCCAGTGCGAGGAAGTCTGGCTGCCCGACTCCTTCGGCTACTCGGCCGCGCTGCCGCAAATCGTGAAGCTGGCCGGCGCCAAGTGGTTCCTGACCCAGAAGATCTCCTGGAACACCGTCAACAAGTTCCCGCACCACACCTTTAACTGGGAGGGCATCGACGGCACCCGCGTCTTCACCCACTTCCCGCCCGTCGACACCTACAACTCCGACCTTTCAGGCGGCCAGCTGGCCCACGCCGTGCGCAACTTTCGCGACAAGGGGGCCTCCAACCACTCGCTGGCACCGTTTGGCTGGGGCGACGGCGGTGGCGGACCCACGCGTGAGCAGATCGCCCACGCCCGCCGCACCAAGAACCTCGAAGGCTCGGCCCAGGTCACCATCCAAACCCCGAAGGAGTTCTTCACGGCGGCCGAGGCGGAATACTCCAACGCCCCCGTCTGGAAGGGAGAGCTGTACCTTGAACTGCACCGCGGCACCTACACCTCGCAGGCGCTGACCAAGCAGGGCAACCGCCGCAACGAACACCTGCTGCGCGAGGCCGAGCTATGGAGCGCCACGGCCGCCGCCCGCGGCCGGATCGAGTACCCGTACGAGGAACTGGACCGGATCTGGAAGCTGGTCCTACTGCACCAGTTCCACGACATCCTGCCCGGCTCCTCCATCGCCTGGGTGCACCGCGAAGCGGCCGAACGCCACGCGGAAATGACCGCGGACTTGAACGTGATCATCGCCCGCGCCCAGGAGGCACTCGCGGCATCGGTGACCGAGCCTGTCGAGGTCTCGGCAAGCTCGACCACCGCGAACCTCGTGTTCAACGGCTCCCCGTTTGCCCGCAACGGCGTGGCGGCGTTCTCGGCCGGCGTTGCGGCAGCAGCCAAGGCCCCCGTGACGGTGGAGCGGGACGGCTCCGACGTCGTCGTCGGCAACGGCCTGATCACCGTCCGCTTCGACGCCGACGGCGTGACCACCTCCATGGTGGACGTGGCCGCGGACCGCGACGTGGTGCCGGCCGGCCAGGGCGCCAACCTGCTCCAGCTGCACGCCGACTTCCCGAACATGTGGGACGCCTGGGACATCGACGAGTTCTACAAGAACACCGTCACCGATGTGCGCGAACTCGATTCCCTGGAAACCGCCACGGAAGCCGACGGCACCGTTGTGGTCTCGATCAAGCGCTCCTTCCGCAACTCGGTGGTGCGCCAGCAGGTGCGGATCGCCCCGGATTCGAAGACCGTCACGGTGGCCAACGACATCGACTGGCACGAACAGGAGACGCTGCTCAAGGCCGCGTTCCCCATCGACGTGCACGCCGATTCGGCCCGCTTCGAGACCCAGTACGGCCACATCCAGCGCCCCACGCACGAGAACACGTCCTGGGACAGCGCCCGCTTTGAGGTGTGCGCGCACCGCTGGGTCCACGTCAGCGAGCCCGGTTTCGGTGCCGCGGTCATCAACGATTCCACCTACGGCCACGACGTCTCCCGCCATCTGGGCGGGGACGGCTCCTCCTTCACCACCGTCCGGCTGTCCCTGTTGCGCGGCCCGAAGTTCCCGGACCCCGAGACCGACCAGGGCAACCACACCTTCAACTACGCCTTCGTGGTGGGCGCGGACGTGGCCGACGCCGTGGCCGCCGGTTACGCCCTGAACCTGCCCGAGCGCGCCCTCACCGGCGCCCCGGTGGCGCCCTTGGTCACCACGAGTTCCGCGGCCGCGTTGGTTGAGGCCGTCAAGCTGGCCGATGACCGCAGCGGTGATGTGATCGTGCGCCTGTACGAGCCTCTGGGCGCCCGCGCCAAGGTCACGCTCAACGCCTCCTTCGAGGTGGTCTCCGCCGCGGAGAACAACCTGCTGGAGCAGCCGCACGACGGCGGTTCGCTCACCTTTGCCGACGGTGTCGCCACCGTGGTGCTCCGCCCGTTCCAGATCGTCACCCTCCGTCTCAAGAAAGGCAACAAATGA